The Virgibacillus siamensis sequence ACGATGTTTGTATTGGCAAACTAGCTGATGCAATTGAGAATCTCAGGGTTTATTTCATAAAATAAAAGGGATGAAAACCTCTAAAGGTTTTCACCCCCTTAATGGAAAGATATTAATCTTTTGGACGTTCTTTTAACTCCTCACCGTTTTTTCCCTGGAATCGGAGTCCCCAGCCTGTCAATGCTGCAATCAGCATTACTATGAGCAGGAACCAGCCATGGAAAACGAACGGGAATACTGCAGTTGGTTCAACAATCGGAAGCCAATTATACGTTTCCTTCATTGTTTTAATTGTTGACCAGCCCAATAACACCGGTGCACCCCAAGGGAAAATATACCCAAGTGATGAAGTAACCGCATCCAGCATGTTTGCCAGACGATAGCGGTGAATCCGGTATTTTGATCCGATTTCCTTAACAAAAGGTGCGGCCGCAATTTCTGCTGCGGTATTAATTGTGATGGAACTGTTTAATAGTGCAACTATGCCCCAAATCGCAAGCTCAGCTTTACGGACGGAGTTTTTAATCCATTTAACCAAGCTTTTCGTGATGGCATCCATCGTTCCACCTAATTTTAATAAATGTGCTGATGCTACAATTAACAAAATCAGAATGGCCATATTGAAATATCCGGTAAGTCCCTCAATCAGCGCCCCTTGGATAACGGTGTCCGAATTCGGGTTAAAACTTAATAAGTCACCCAATTCCTTACCACTTATTCCAAACTGATGCATGATAAAGATTAATGGAATCGTTGAAATGATCCCCCATGTTAATGAAGTAAGTAAGTGTTGTCCTGATAAAGCTAGGATAAGTACAATCGCAAATGGCACCAGCATCAAAAGACCACCCGGGTTAACAGAATCAACCATTGATTCCATTGCTCCCTGGTTTGCACTGGCATTTCCGCCACCGCCAAAGATAGCAAATAAAATAACAGCCGGAACTGCTGCCACAATTGCATATTTAAAACGGCTGCGTACAACCCCGGGTACATCAGCATCCTGCGTAGTTGCAGAAACAATCGTCGTATCCGAAACCGGTGCAAGGTTATCACCAAAAACCGCACCAGCTAAAATAGCCGCAAACATAAATACCGGATCACCGCCTACAGCGACACCTGCCGGGTACATTAACGTACAAAATGCAACCGTCGTTCCATATCCGGTACCTACAGCAGTTGAGAAAGTGGCCGCAAGCAAGAAGGTCAATGCAACAAAAAGACCGCCAGTCACACCGGTTATCGCACCTATCCAGACCAGTCCTTCCACAAGACCGCCAACTTGCAGGACTTGTGCGAACATACCTGCATAGAACCAGGCCACCATTGCAATAACCCCTACAGGCTGTGCCAGTCCATCAAATAAACCCTGTGCATAATCTTCCCATTTACTTTTACATAAGAGCAAACCGATTGTAAGGCCGATAATGGCACCCATCACCAGTCCTACTTCAGAAGATAGCTGCAGCACACTAATTGTAATCGCATAAACGACAAAAAATAAAAGCGGTATTGCTGCTCCAAAGGCGCCAAATCTGAATTTCAGTGAGTCAATCGTTTTTTCCCCTGTAGCTCTTTCCAGTTCTTCATTATTCGACATCGTGTTCCCCCCAAATCTATTCAAGCAAATCTGTTTAATAGTTTATCAAAATATTCTAGTCAATGCATTAAACATTGTAATATTTAGATCTTTCTCACTAGGGTTCTTGTCGAAAAAAACACTAAAAAGGCCGGGACAAATGTGTAAAATCCAAGTTCGAGTAAATCGTGGAAATGAAGCGCATAACCGCTCCGGAAATTTCCCAATTGTTCGTCCTTTACATTACACGTGATATGTCCCAGCCTTTTAAGTTTATTCTTTTTTCAATTTGGCCAATTGTTCCGCCAATGCATTGTTCTTGAAACTGTCGTCCTGTTTTTTTAAATATTTATTAACATCTTTTTTAGAGACCTTCTGTTTTTTCTCCTGCTCTTTTCGTTTGTTGAAGGTTGAAAGTTTCTCACGATGGCCGCATTTGCATGTGAACATTTTGCCCTCGCCTTCACCACGGAGTTCCATACGCTTATGACAATTCGGGCATCTGGCATTTGTGTGTTTGGCAATGTTCTTTTTATGTCCGCACGATCTATCCTGACAAACGAGCATTCGGCCCTGTTTATTTTTTACTTCAAGCATTAACTTCCCGCATTCCGGGCATTTGGTTCCGGTCATATTATCATGCTTAAATGTTTCATCACTTGTCTTAATCTGTTGAACCACTTCACGGGCATAGTCTTTCATTTCTTTGATAAACTGATTTTTATCCAGTCTGCCTTCCGCGATCCGGCCCAGCTTTGTTTCCCATTCAGCTGTTAGGGCAGGCGATTTCAAGTCTTCCGGCACAAGGTCAAGCAGCTGTTTCCCTTTTGACGTGATAAAAATATGCTTGCCGCGCATTTCCATGTATTGACTGTTGAACAGCTTCTCAATGATATCCGCACGGGTCGCCACTGTGCCAAGTCCGCCTGTTTGATTGATTGTTTTTGCCAGATGCTTATCATCAGAGTTCATGTAACGAACCGGATTTTCCATCGCCTGCAGCAGTGCGCCTTCCGTAAACCGCTCCGGAGGCTTTGTTTCCCCCTCCGTTTTGGTTATGTTCAGGTGCTGAAATTGATCACCTTTCTGAACTAATGGGAGACTTTGAGCATTTTCTTCCTCATTGTAAATCTCTTTCCATCCAAGTCGTTTAACCGTATTTCCTTTTGTGTGGAAATGTTCTTCCCCGATTTGAGCCTCAATTATTTGCTGTTCATACTCGTGAGGTTCCGCCAGAACAGCAAGGAAACGTTTAACCACAAGGTCATAGATTTTACGCTCCTTATCATTCAAATCAGCCAAAATCACCGGCTGTTCTGTCGGGATAATTGCATGGTGATCAGATACTTTGCTATTATCAACTACCGATTTCGGCAGCTTCCAGTCCCGTTTCAAAACCTTATTCGCAAAACGGCTGTACTGATCGACACCGCACGCTTTCACGCGTTCCTTCAGCGTTGGAACGATATCTGTTGAGATAACCCGTGAATCCGTCCGTGGATAAGTCAAAACTTTATGCTGTTCATACAATTTTTGCATCAATGATAATGTTTGTTTTCCCGAAAACCCAAAAATACGGTTCGCATCACGCTGCAGTTCGGTCAAATCATACAATTGCGGCGCATGTTTTTTCTTTTCGGTTTTGTTCACATTCACAATCCTGGCAGGCTGGTTTTTCAACTGTTTCCATAATGCATCTGCTTTTTCTTTAGAAAAAATCCGGCTGTTATTTTTTGTATCGTGCCAGTTCAATTTCAATCCTGTATCTGTTTTTGCCTCGATTCCGTAAAACGTTTTCGGCTTGAATTCTTTAATTTCCCTCTCTCTTGCTGCAATCATAGCAAGTGTCGGCGTTTGAACACGTCCGCTTGACAACTGTGCGTTAAACTTGGTTGTCAGGGCGCGTGTTGCATTCAGCCCGACATACCAGTCGGCTTCAGAACGGGCAACAGCAGCATGATACAGATTTTCATACTGCTTTCCTGGTTTCAAATGTTTAAATCCATCGCGGATTGCCTTATCAGTAACCGATGATATCCAAAGCCGCTTTACCGGCTTCTTGGTTCTTGATTTTTCAATAATCCACCGTGCTACAAGTTCCCCCTCGCGTCCCGCATCGGTCGCTATAACAATAGCGTTAACATCATTACGATTCAATTGCGTTTTAACAGAGTTAAACTGTTTACCGGTTTTTTTGATTACAACCAGTTTAAGATGTTTCGGCAGCATGGGGAGGTCTTCCATGCGCCATGTTTTTAATTTATCATCATATACTTCCGGGTCGGCTAAAGTTACCAGATGTCCCAGTGCCCAGGTTACGATATAATTTGATCCTTCAAAAAAGCCATTTCCTTTTTTATTGCAGTTCAGTACTCGTGCAATATCCCGGCCAACGGAAGGCTTTTCCGCTAAAACCACTGTTTTGCCCATTATTTCAAAATCCTCTCTCGTAAACATTCTTATGCCAGTTTAGCATAATTGGCACGGATATAGCAGTAACAGCATTTACAAAGATTAGAGTGCTTCGACAAGGCCACCATCCACAATCATTGCCTGACCGGTTATATATGTGTTTGCACCGGAAGCAAGAAATACGATGGCTCTTGCAAACTCGGCAGGATCCCCGTATCGTTTCATCGGAATAGCCTGCACTTCATCAGACTCAACTTCTTTCATCGATTTTCCACTTTCGGCTGCCAGTTTTTCATTTAATTGCTGAATGCGGCCCGTTTCAATTTTGCCTGGTCCAATTGTATTAATCAAAATA is a genomic window containing:
- a CDS encoding DNA topoisomerase III, whose product is MGKTVVLAEKPSVGRDIARVLNCNKKGNGFFEGSNYIVTWALGHLVTLADPEVYDDKLKTWRMEDLPMLPKHLKLVVIKKTGKQFNSVKTQLNRNDVNAIVIATDAGREGELVARWIIEKSRTKKPVKRLWISSVTDKAIRDGFKHLKPGKQYENLYHAAVARSEADWYVGLNATRALTTKFNAQLSSGRVQTPTLAMIAAREREIKEFKPKTFYGIEAKTDTGLKLNWHDTKNNSRIFSKEKADALWKQLKNQPARIVNVNKTEKKKHAPQLYDLTELQRDANRIFGFSGKQTLSLMQKLYEQHKVLTYPRTDSRVISTDIVPTLKERVKACGVDQYSRFANKVLKRDWKLPKSVVDNSKVSDHHAIIPTEQPVILADLNDKERKIYDLVVKRFLAVLAEPHEYEQQIIEAQIGEEHFHTKGNTVKRLGWKEIYNEEENAQSLPLVQKGDQFQHLNITKTEGETKPPERFTEGALLQAMENPVRYMNSDDKHLAKTINQTGGLGTVATRADIIEKLFNSQYMEMRGKHIFITSKGKQLLDLVPEDLKSPALTAEWETKLGRIAEGRLDKNQFIKEMKDYAREVVQQIKTSDETFKHDNMTGTKCPECGKLMLEVKNKQGRMLVCQDRSCGHKKNIAKHTNARCPNCHKRMELRGEGEGKMFTCKCGHREKLSTFNKRKEQEKKQKVSKKDVNKYLKKQDDSFKNNALAEQLAKLKKE
- a CDS encoding Na+/H+ antiporter NhaC family protein; its protein translation is MSNNEELERATGEKTIDSLKFRFGAFGAAIPLLFFVVYAITISVLQLSSEVGLVMGAIIGLTIGLLLCKSKWEDYAQGLFDGLAQPVGVIAMVAWFYAGMFAQVLQVGGLVEGLVWIGAITGVTGGLFVALTFLLAATFSTAVGTGYGTTVAFCTLMYPAGVAVGGDPVFMFAAILAGAVFGDNLAPVSDTTIVSATTQDADVPGVVRSRFKYAIVAAVPAVILFAIFGGGGNASANQGAMESMVDSVNPGGLLMLVPFAIVLILALSGQHLLTSLTWGIISTIPLIFIMHQFGISGKELGDLLSFNPNSDTVIQGALIEGLTGYFNMAILILLIVASAHLLKLGGTMDAITKSLVKWIKNSVRKAELAIWGIVALLNSSITINTAAEIAAAPFVKEIGSKYRIHRYRLANMLDAVTSSLGYIFPWGAPVLLGWSTIKTMKETYNWLPIVEPTAVFPFVFHGWFLLIVMLIAALTGWGLRFQGKNGEELKERPKD